A genomic region of Cotesia glomerata isolate CgM1 linkage group LG9, MPM_Cglom_v2.3, whole genome shotgun sequence contains the following coding sequences:
- the LOC123271393 gene encoding growth arrest and DNA damage-inducible proteins-interacting protein 1: MNSSSLLLSRLTINGLPRILSRRLYVKEEWKDESIDITSVEETPKYGKFLTEEQEQEILKKRNKSRLNDFDRNKLYGLKPHNQNWDWYHNSVRYKQRMLGRHGIEALDVPAGCVWPTKEEVEDNLEWEKTAYPNSLWESWDLIAQKNKENAEKILKREKEIDAKLMKVSTWQKDLERKLAKKEAEIRAIKERKDRLVAEVRRTVGFDIDPRDERFKQLLEEKEKEDKKRKKALKKQAHAAKFMERLLTKSNSLNSKNKPADESAKSETS, translated from the exons atgaattcgAGTTCTCTATTACTATCCCGGCTGACTATAAATGGACTACCTAGAATTTTATCTCGAAGATTGTACGTGAAAGAAGAATGGAAAGACGAGTCCATAGACATAACCTCCGTCGAGGAAACTCCAAAGTAcggtaaatttttaacagaagaGCAAGAGCAGGAGATTTTGAAGAAGCGCAACAAATCAAGACTCAATGATTTTGATCGGAATAAATTATACGGACTGAAGCCTCACAACCAGAATTGGGACTGGTACCACAACTCCGTCAGGTACAAGCAGCGGATGCTGGGTAGGCATGGTATCGAGGCACTTGATGTTCCTGCTGGATGTGTTTGGCCCACCAAGGAAGAGGTCGAGGACAATCTCGAGTGGGAGAAGACAGCTTATCCTAATTCCTTGTGGGAAAGTTGGGATTTAATTGCCCAGAAGAATAAGGAAAATgctgagaaaattttgaaaag agaaaaagaaattgaCGCCAAATTAATGAAAGTCTCCACCTGGCAAAAGGACCTGGAAAGGAAACTTGCGAAAAAAGAAGCTGAAATTCGCGCGATAAAGGAGCGCAAGGATCGCCTGGTCGCAGAAGTACGTCGCACAGTAGGCTTCGACATAGACCCTCGTGACGAACGGTTCAAGCAGCTGCTGGAGGAGAAGGAAAAGGAGGACAAGAAGCGCAAGAAAGCATTGAAGAAACAGGCCCACGCTGCCAAGTTTATGGAAAGACTGTTGACAAAAAGCAACTCTCTCAACTCAAAAAACAAACCTGCTGACGAGAGCGCTAAAAGTGAAACAAGCTAG